The nucleotide sequence CAGCGCATCAGACAGGGATTTGCCGGCCGCATCCAGCTCCCGAGACTCGACGGCCTCGGGATCGCCTGGCGTCACGTGCTCGTGGCCATGTTCGTGTTCGTGTTTCTGTGCCATAGGTCCTCAAGGAGAAACGGAAGGGATCGCCGTACCCAACGCAGATCACTTTCCCGGTTCCAGTGACGGCATTTCGCGAAGATACTTGAACGGTTCGACATTGGCCGGGATGATGAGAGTCGTCCGCTCCTTCAGACTTGTCAACAGCGTCTCCAGATTCCGCAGGAGCATGGCCAGTTCCGGCGCCTCTTCCATCATCTGATAATACTGGGCCGCCTCGGCGTCCCCCCGCCCGCGGATGGCCTTGGCCCGCCCCTCGGCCGCCGCCAGCAGCGTCGCTCTCTTGGCGTCGGCATCGGTTCGGATCTTGATGGCCTCGGCGTTGCCCTGGGCGACGGTGGTCTCCGTCCGGCGGCGCCGCTCGGCCCGCATTCGCTCGAAAACCTCCTTCGTCACATCTTCACTGATCTTGAGCTGCTTGATTCCGAGCGTCTTGATCTCGATGCCATAGTCATTTCGCACCGGGCCCTGGAGGTCCGCCAGCATCTCGGCCTGGATCTGTCCAAGCTTGATTTTCTCCGGGTCGCTGTTGACGATCTCGCCGAACGTGTGCTCGCCGAGGACCCGGTTCTGCGCGTTGTTGAGCCGATAGCGAATGGCGTCGTTGGCGTCCGCGACGGTCCCGACCGCATTGAGGAATTTGAGCGGCTCGGCGACGCGCCAGACGACATACGTGCTGACGATGATGGGCACCGCCCCTCGCGTGGTGGTCTCGGCCGGAGGGGCATCGAGAACCCTCATGCGCGAATCGAATCGGTGGACCCGCTCGATCGGGGTGGGCCACTTGAAATACAGGCCGGGACGAGTGATCTCACGATCCTCCAGCGGACGGCCGAAGCGCGTGATGAACGCCGCCTCCGTCTCGCGAACCTGAAATGAGACGAGGTAGAGCGCCATAATGCCGAAGATGACGGCGATCAGTATGGGAATAGCGATCTTCTTCATTATCTGATGGTCTCCTCTATGCCGCCAATATCCAACAGACTGGTCGGGAGCCTGTCCTGAAGGTCTACAATAACCACCTGACTGTCGTTGGGATCGACAGCCACGACGTACTTGCGTATGCCCGGCAGCGCTTCGTCGAACACCGCCAGACGCTGTTCTTCCTTGAAGATTCTCGGGGCGGCCTTGAACGCCTTGATCTGCCCGGCGAAGCGTTCTCCCGTGGCCTCGGCCAGCGTGGCTCTCTCGAAGGCGTAGCTCTGGGCCTCGCGGAGGATCTTGAAGACTTCGCCTTTGGCCTGGGCAAGCGCCTCGTCGAACTGCTCGCCGAGTCGCTCGGCGTCGTCGGTTCGCCCTTCCGTCTGGGCGCTCTGGTATGCGGTCGCCAGGTCGGCCAGTTCATATGCCTTTTCCACCGAACCGATCAGTTCGCCCAGTGTGGCGTTCCGTTCGGCTTCGGCGTTGAGGACGAGCGCATGCTTTCTCTGCACCGCGCCAATGACGGCCTGGTAATCCGGCGCCACTTCCGGGGGCGGGTGGATGCCCTGGACGCCGAGAAACACCAACTCGATGCCCAGACCCTGCTCGTCGGCGGCCTCCTGAATCCTCTCGGTAAGGATCTCCTTGGCCCGGGTCCGCCCGGCGCCGAGCAGACTCTCGTTGTCCACCTGACCGGTGGTCACCATATCGACCTCGATCTCCGCGCTGGCGGCGAATTCCGTCAGCTCTCTGTAGCAGATGGCTTCGAGCAGAGCGGCCGGGTCGCGATGACCATAGATATACGTGTACAAGTCCTTGATGCGGTACTGAATCGGCATGTTTGCCTTAACCAGGCTGACCGGCACCGCCCCTTCCGCAAGAGTCTCCGTGCCCTGTTCGCTGGCCACCAGAAAGCTGAATTCGCTTTCGTAGTGGGTCTGCCCCCACAAGAGTGCCGGTTCGGCCATGGGCCGACCGGTCTTGGGGTCCCTGTGGGGAACGTAGCCCACGTAGAGTTCCATGATTTGCTTGGTGGGGTGCTTGTAGGCGGTGTCGATGGGCCAAGGCAGCTTGAAATGGATGCCCGGCACGAGGTGGCGAACCTGGCCGTTGCCGGCGGTGGGACTGCCGAAGCGTTCGACGATGACCTCTTCATTCGGCAAGACCACGACGATGCAACTGGCCAGATAGAGCGTCGCGATCGAGAAAAGAACGAGCGGCACGACAGCCTTCTCCAACAGCTTGTAGAACCACGTCTGGGAGACCTGAAAGCCGAACTGATAGTCGATGGCCGCTGCGAGACTGCGGAAGACACCTCCGGGTTCGTTGATGATCCCGAGCAGTCGGCTGTCAAAAGCGGAGCGGCTGTACTGGCCCTTCAGCCGAGGGCGATAGATGTCCAGCACGGTGTTCAGCGCGGTCTCGGCGCCGAGCACGATCAGAAGGATCGGCACGACGTATCCCATGACCAGCAGGGGCATGCGGAACTGGAAATGCGTTCCGGCCAGGGACAACGCCAGGGCAAAACAGACGACCGCCACGCCGAGAAGGAAGCTGCCCCCCGCTCGCAACGGCTTCCACGCGAGTTCGGCCGACATCCCCGTAGCATAGCGTGACAGCAGAAAACTGACGAACGCCACCACCGTCAGGAGGATGGCACAGACCAGCGGCTGCTGGGTCGGAACCGACACCGCCGGCGTCAGACCACGCAGCAGGTACAGACCCAGGGCGATCTCATAGACGGCGATCAGGGCGCTGAAGATCGGGAGGAACCATTTCTCCAGCAAATCGAGCCGGCGTTGGGCCGCCGCCAGCAGCGTCGCCCGCTCGCCCTTGCCTTCAAACAGGCTCGATCCGCTCTTGTCCTGGGCCAGTTGCGTCATGTCCAGCCGCTCTTGTTCGGCCAGACTGCGCTGGTGAAACTGGATCGCCAGCACCAGCCAGATCAGCGCGGCGCCGAGGATCTGCCATGCCACGGCCGAGACGGAGAAGAACCCGCTCCAGCGGCCGAGAAAGAAAGCGATCCCGAAAAAGATCAGGCTCAAGACCAGGGAGACCCAGGCCACGTGCTCGGGGCGTTTCGACGATGTCGTCATTTCGTGCTTCGACTCCCGACAGCGAACAAAAATCCGCTCAACCAGTATCTACTAATCAAAGGCCTTTGCCCTTTACAGGCAGGAAGTTCGGTACTATAACACCCAATGTGAGTCTCGTGTAGTGACAATCACGAAAAAATACGCTCCACGGGGTCCGTCGCCGGAGAAACGACGACAGGCGCCTGCGGACATCAGGGTCAGAAATGCTCAATAAGCTCGCTGCGATTGCCAGGAATACGTTTGTCGAAACCATTCGACAACCCGTGTACGCGGTCATCATCGGGATTGCCCTTCTGTTGTTCCTTCTCAGCCCGTCCCTGTCCATGTACACCTTCGACGATGACAACAAACTCTTGCGTGAGCTCGGCCTTTCTACGCTTTTCCTGATGAGCTTGTTCGTGGCAATCTTCTCCGCGTCCGGGGCAGTGGCCGTGGAGCTGGAGAACAAGACGATCCTGACGGTGCTGACCAAACCGGTTCAACGTCCGATATTTATGGTCGGCAAGTTCCTCGGTGTGGCCGCCGCCGTGGGCATTGCCCACTACGTCGGCACGATCGCTCTGCTGATGACCATCCGGCACGGCGTCCTCGAAACGGCCGCGGACACGCACGACTGGACCGTGGTGGGCGCCGCCATCGCGATCGTGGCGATCACCCTCCTTCTCAGCACGTTCTTCAACTACACCTACGACTGGAAGTTCACCTCGACGGCGGTGATCGTTCTGGCGGTGCTCGCCACATTCGGCATCGTGTTTCTGGCGTTGATCGACCGCAACTGGCAGTTCAACCCGGCCGAGAACGGAATCCACACTCTTGACGTCTACGGGGCGACGCTGCTGTTCCTGGCGGCTGTCGTCATCGCGGCCCTGGCGGTCGCGATCTCGGCGCGATTCAACACCGTGGTGACTCTTTCGGCCTGCATCGGGCTGTTCCTGCTGGGGCTGACGAGCGACTATGTGTTCGGCCGGTTTGCCGAGATCCACCTGTGGGCTCGAATCGGCCGGGCGCTGGTCCCGAACCTGCAGGTGTTCTGGATCAGCGACGCCATTTATGAGGGCAGTACCGTACCCGCCAAGTACATCCTCGTTGGTGGGGTCTACGCGATCTGCTACGCGGGGGGCATCCTTGCTCTGGCCGTGGCGCTGTTTCAAAGGAGGCAGGTCGGCTGAGAACCGGGCGCCTCAGTCTGCATCCGTCAACGGCTTGGCCACGGCGATTTCGTCGCACTCCTGTTGTTTCGGACAGCGTGCGCAATCGCTCCAGACCTTCATGGGCAGGTCCTCCTTCTTGACGACGGCGAACCCCACCCGCTCGAAGAACCGCGGCTCGAGAGTCAGGGCGAAGACACGGGGTACGCCGAGCTGCCGCGCCTGCTCCACGGCGGCGGCGACCAGGGCGCGTCCGAGGCCCTTGCCCTTCTGGCCGGGAGCCACGGCCAGCGACTTGATCTCCGCCAGGTCCGACCAGATGATCTCCAGCGCGCAGCACCCGACGACGGCGCCGTCTTCTTCGGCCACCAGGAACATCTGGAGGTTCTCATAGATCTCCGCCAGCGACCGAAAGAGCATCTTGTCGTGCTCCGCGTAGCAGTTGATCAGAGCCGAGATCGCCTTGGCGTCCGAGATTTTCGCGTTGCGTACGTCCATATGACCTCGCAGTATACCGGCCTTTCGGCCGTTTGCAACGGCGATTCCGGCACTCCGGGGGATACGCAAAAAAGGCGAAAAAAGGACTGGCAAAACCGCGCGTCGCCACTACAATAGCGCGGATTTGGGGCTGGATGCCGTAGGTGGAATGAAGTTCGTATTGATAGACAGAATCGTGTCGTTGGAGATGGGCCGCCGTCTCTGCGCGGTCAAGAACGTTTCCTTGGCCGAAGAGTACCTGGCCGATCATTTTCCCGCGTTTCCGGTCTTGCCGGGCGTCTTGCTCCTGGAGGGACTGGTGGAGTCGGCCGGTTGGCTTGTCCGAACCAAGGAAAACTTCGCCCACAGCATGGTCCTGCTGGAGTCGGCGCGGAACGTCAAGTACAAGAGCTTCGTGGCCCCCGGCTCGCAGGTGGTGTACACCGTCGAGGCCAAGGCCATCGAGGATCGCGCCAGCAGCTTTTCCGGCTGCGGCACCGTGGACGGCACAACGATCCTGGAGGCGCGCTTCGGCCTGAGGCATTTCAACCTGGCCGAGCGAGAGCCGGCGTGGGCGGCGGTCGACGCGCGGCTCAAAGAGGAGATGAAGAACCGATACAAGCTGCTGTCTCAGCAGGATTGAACGAAGCGTTTTGGATAAGGATGTTCACAGGATCGCAGGACCGGAGGTACCAGAAGCCATGACCATGAGTCGCGACGAGATTTTTCAAAAGGTCCAGGAGGTATTGGTGGACGCCCTCGGGGCGGACGACGACGAAGTGACGCCCGATGCCACGCTCATGGGCGACTTGGGCGCCGAGAGCATCGACTTCCTGGACATCGTGTTTCGCCTGGAGAAGGCGTTTGCAATCAAGGTGCCCCGTGAAGAGCTGTTCCCCGCCGAGAGTCTGCTGAACAATCCGGATCTGGTCAGCAACGGCAAACTGACCGAGCAAGGCCTGGCCGAGTTGCGGGCCAGCGTGCCCCATACCGATTTGACCGAGTTCGAGAAGGACCCCGATATCAACAAGCTGGCCAATCTGTTCACCGTCAATGCCATCGTCAACTACATCGACGGCAAGATCAATGCCGCCTGAGACGTCGGACAGCGGCGGGATCGAGTCGAAGAGATCTGCCGTTGCCCGTATCGTGAATTGTCTATGCGTTGGATCTGGATCGACAAATTCCTGGAGTTCGAAAGCGGCCGTCGTGCCGTGGCCCTCAAGAATGTGACGTTGGCGGAGGACCATCTGCACGATCACTTTCCGGGCTTTCCGATCATGCCGGAGTGCCTGATGATCGAGGCGATGGCCCAGACGGCCGGGATCCTCGTCGGTCAGGCGAATGACTTTCGCGAGAAAGTCGTTCTGGCCAAGATCAGCAAGGCCGTCTTCTTCGATTTCGTCCGGCCGGGCGACAGCCTGCGGATCGAGGCGCAGATCAGCTCGATCGCGCCGGAAGCCGCGAGCACGACCGGGTGCATCCTGCGAGATGGCCAGGTCATCGCGGAGATCGAGCTGATGTTCAGCCACGTCGATCAGAATCTCGCGGGCAAGAAGTTCCCCGAGGAGAATTTCGTCTTCACGGGGTTGTTTACGTCGCTTCTGCGCGACATCGTCCTGGATGCGGCCGCGTCGCCGGCGGAGACAGGCTGATGGAACCGACTCGTGTCGTCGTGACGGGACTCGGTGCGGTCAGCCCGTTGGGGCTCGGTGCCGATTCGATGTGGGCCGGCCTCCGTGAGGGGCGGTG is from Anaerobaca lacustris and encodes:
- the hflC gene encoding protease modulator HflC; translated protein: MKKIAIPILIAVIFGIMALYLVSFQVRETEAAFITRFGRPLEDREITRPGLYFKWPTPIERVHRFDSRMRVLDAPPAETTTRGAVPIIVSTYVVWRVAEPLKFLNAVGTVADANDAIRYRLNNAQNRVLGEHTFGEIVNSDPEKIKLGQIQAEMLADLQGPVRNDYGIEIKTLGIKQLKISEDVTKEVFERMRAERRRRTETTVAQGNAEAIKIRTDADAKRATLLAAAEGRAKAIRGRGDAEAAQYYQMMEEAPELAMLLRNLETLLTSLKERTTLIIPANVEPFKYLREMPSLEPGK
- a CDS encoding SPFH domain-containing protein, coding for MTTSSKRPEHVAWVSLVLSLIFFGIAFFLGRWSGFFSVSAVAWQILGAALIWLVLAIQFHQRSLAEQERLDMTQLAQDKSGSSLFEGKGERATLLAAAQRRLDLLEKWFLPIFSALIAVYEIALGLYLLRGLTPAVSVPTQQPLVCAILLTVVAFVSFLLSRYATGMSAELAWKPLRAGGSFLLGVAVVCFALALSLAGTHFQFRMPLLVMGYVVPILLIVLGAETALNTVLDIYRPRLKGQYSRSAFDSRLLGIINEPGGVFRSLAAAIDYQFGFQVSQTWFYKLLEKAVVPLVLFSIATLYLASCIVVVLPNEEVIVERFGSPTAGNGQVRHLVPGIHFKLPWPIDTAYKHPTKQIMELYVGYVPHRDPKTGRPMAEPALLWGQTHYESEFSFLVASEQGTETLAEGAVPVSLVKANMPIQYRIKDLYTYIYGHRDPAALLEAICYRELTEFAASAEIEVDMVTTGQVDNESLLGAGRTRAKEILTERIQEAADEQGLGIELVFLGVQGIHPPPEVAPDYQAVIGAVQRKHALVLNAEAERNATLGELIGSVEKAYELADLATAYQSAQTEGRTDDAERLGEQFDEALAQAKGEVFKILREAQSYAFERATLAEATGERFAGQIKAFKAAPRIFKEEQRLAVFDEALPGIRKYVVAVDPNDSQVVIVDLQDRLPTSLLDIGGIEETIR
- a CDS encoding ABC transporter permease subunit, with product MLNKLAAIARNTFVETIRQPVYAVIIGIALLLFLLSPSLSMYTFDDDNKLLRELGLSTLFLMSLFVAIFSASGAVAVELENKTILTVLTKPVQRPIFMVGKFLGVAAAVGIAHYVGTIALLMTIRHGVLETAADTHDWTVVGAAIAIVAITLLLSTFFNYTYDWKFTSTAVIVLAVLATFGIVFLALIDRNWQFNPAENGIHTLDVYGATLLFLAAVVIAALAVAISARFNTVVTLSACIGLFLLGLTSDYVFGRFAEIHLWARIGRALVPNLQVFWISDAIYEGSTVPAKYILVGGVYAICYAGGILALAVALFQRRQVG
- a CDS encoding N-acetyltransferase, with amino-acid sequence MDVRNAKISDAKAISALINCYAEHDKMLFRSLAEIYENLQMFLVAEEDGAVVGCCALEIIWSDLAEIKSLAVAPGQKGKGLGRALVAAAVEQARQLGVPRVFALTLEPRFFERVGFAVVKKEDLPMKVWSDCARCPKQQECDEIAVAKPLTDAD
- a CDS encoding 3-hydroxyacyl-ACP dehydratase FabZ family protein, translated to MKFVLIDRIVSLEMGRRLCAVKNVSLAEEYLADHFPAFPVLPGVLLLEGLVESAGWLVRTKENFAHSMVLLESARNVKYKSFVAPGSQVVYTVEAKAIEDRASSFSGCGTVDGTTILEARFGLRHFNLAEREPAWAAVDARLKEEMKNRYKLLSQQD
- a CDS encoding acyl carrier protein, whose protein sequence is MTMSRDEIFQKVQEVLVDALGADDDEVTPDATLMGDLGAESIDFLDIVFRLEKAFAIKVPREELFPAESLLNNPDLVSNGKLTEQGLAELRASVPHTDLTEFEKDPDINKLANLFTVNAIVNYIDGKINAA
- a CDS encoding 3-hydroxyacyl-ACP dehydratase FabZ family protein, whose amino-acid sequence is MRWIWIDKFLEFESGRRAVALKNVTLAEDHLHDHFPGFPIMPECLMIEAMAQTAGILVGQANDFREKVVLAKISKAVFFDFVRPGDSLRIEAQISSIAPEAASTTGCILRDGQVIAEIELMFSHVDQNLAGKKFPEENFVFTGLFTSLLRDIVLDAAASPAETG